Proteins encoded by one window of Salmonirosea aquatica:
- a CDS encoding tRNA-(ms[2]io[6]A)-hydroxylase, translating into MPTSLTTLGLQLPTDPRWVNVAEMNIGKILVDHAYCEQKAASACISLIVHFPGRAKLVEMLTPIVSEEWGHFQRVLKELKKRKVPLGHQRKDEYVRRLQEVLHKKGNGDDVFLDRLLVCALIEARSCERFKLLSEQLADEGLKKFYHELMVSEAGHYRCFIELAETYLPKDQVRQRWKELLAAEAEIMRTLDVRPDRMH; encoded by the coding sequence GTGCCTACGTCCTTAACTACCCTCGGCCTTCAACTTCCCACCGACCCGCGCTGGGTCAATGTGGCGGAAATGAACATTGGCAAAATTCTGGTCGACCATGCCTACTGTGAACAGAAAGCGGCTTCGGCTTGCATTTCCCTGATCGTCCATTTCCCCGGCCGCGCCAAACTGGTGGAAATGTTAACACCGATTGTGAGTGAGGAATGGGGACATTTTCAACGGGTACTGAAAGAGCTGAAAAAGCGTAAGGTACCTCTGGGTCACCAGCGGAAGGACGAATATGTGCGTCGGCTTCAGGAGGTATTACACAAGAAAGGCAATGGTGACGATGTTTTCCTGGATCGGCTGCTGGTGTGTGCATTGATTGAAGCCCGGAGTTGTGAGCGGTTCAAGCTCCTTTCCGAACAATTGGCTGACGAAGGGCTGAAAAAATTTTATCACGAACTGATGGTGTCCGAAGCCGGGCACTACCGCTGTTTTATCGAATTGGCCGAGACGTACCTACCCAAAGATCAGGTTCGTCAACGCTGGAAAGAATTACTCGCCGCTGAAGCGGAAATCATGCGCACGCTGGACGTTCGCCCCGACCGGATGCACTGA
- a CDS encoding class I SAM-dependent rRNA methyltransferase — MKNAPVSPLPRLILQKGREDAIRRQHPWVFSGAIARQEGEVEDGDLVEVVSSRGEFLACGHYHDGSIKVRILTYENEAIDEHFWVEKLQNAFAVRTDLLLSNTNCYRLVHGEGDGLPGLIVDLYNGVAVVQAHTIGMHRSLPSLVNALRIVLGTNLKAVFSKSRDTLPGQYASEFPNEYIFERVPSPHTVQENGLHFLVDWEQGQKTGFFLDQRENRALLAHYSHEKTVLNAFSYSGGFSVYALHAGAKSVVSVDVSGKATALCDANIALNHFQDRHQSVTEDVMKWLKNSDEQFDIVVLDPPAFAKSLSARHRAVQGYKRLNIEGIQKVKPGGLLFTFSCSQVVDRELFYNTIVAACMEVGRKARVLHQLTQGPDHPVNVFHPEGSYLKGLVLRID, encoded by the coding sequence TTGAAAAACGCACCCGTATCTCCACTTCCCCGACTCATTCTGCAAAAAGGCCGCGAAGACGCAATTCGACGCCAGCATCCCTGGGTATTTTCCGGTGCCATAGCCCGTCAGGAAGGTGAAGTTGAAGACGGTGATCTAGTGGAGGTGGTCAGCAGTCGGGGCGAATTCCTGGCCTGCGGCCACTACCATGATGGCAGCATCAAGGTACGTATCCTGACGTATGAGAATGAGGCGATTGATGAACATTTTTGGGTGGAAAAATTGCAAAATGCCTTTGCAGTACGTACCGATTTGTTGCTATCCAACACCAATTGCTACCGCCTCGTCCACGGCGAAGGCGACGGACTGCCGGGACTTATCGTCGACCTTTACAATGGCGTGGCGGTGGTTCAGGCGCATACGATCGGAATGCACCGAAGTCTGCCTTCACTGGTAAACGCCCTGCGGATCGTGCTGGGTACTAATCTAAAGGCCGTTTTCAGCAAAAGCCGCGATACCCTGCCGGGGCAGTATGCTTCCGAGTTTCCGAACGAGTATATTTTTGAAAGGGTACCTTCGCCCCATACGGTGCAGGAGAACGGCTTGCACTTTCTGGTGGACTGGGAGCAGGGACAAAAAACCGGTTTTTTTCTGGATCAACGCGAAAACCGAGCGTTGCTGGCTCACTATTCTCACGAAAAAACCGTCCTGAACGCATTCAGTTATTCCGGAGGGTTTTCGGTATATGCCCTCCACGCGGGAGCGAAATCGGTGGTATCCGTGGATGTGTCGGGTAAAGCCACTGCTCTTTGCGACGCGAATATCGCACTAAATCATTTTCAGGACCGGCACCAATCCGTAACGGAAGATGTGATGAAGTGGCTTAAAAACTCCGATGAGCAATTTGACATCGTAGTACTTGATCCACCCGCGTTTGCCAAGAGTCTGTCCGCCCGGCACCGGGCGGTTCAGGGCTACAAACGGTTGAATATCGAGGGAATTCAGAAAGTAAAGCCGGGTGGATTGTTATTCACGTTTTCCTGCTCGCAGGTGGTGGATCGGGAATTGTTCTACAATACCATCGTGGCGGCCTGCATGGAGGTAGGTCGCAAGGCCCGGGTACTCCACCAACTCACGCAGGGTCCCGACCATCCGGTAAATGTTTTTCACCCCGAGGGTAGCTACCTGAAAGGATTGGTTTTGAGGATAGATTGA
- a CDS encoding PD-(D/E)XK nuclease family protein: MKTFLREVAEYILSKHPSGLEPVAIVVPTRRAAFFVKQELALATDRPIISPQVEAIEDFVENISTLKVADSVSLLFELFETFKEIDPTIQFDRFMGWASVLLSDLDRIDQYLVKTEYLFDYLSEAKAVERWEANLPEGRTLHDSSGTRHYFSLFENIKQVYQAFRDRLLARDMAYRGMAYRHVAEHVETLLLDQMPHEKVYFVGFNAFTEAEKVIIQKLRKSGKAEVLWDADRYYMSENADVEAGISLRSYQHSVAFGPWQWTHDYLLSSSKKITVYGVPNATLQTKVAGGLYAEMLRDDDPENPIPTAIVLADENLLLPMLYSLDESIEDFNITMGLSLRNSMLYTLIDSIFELQQNVAEFRSKEGKTIKIPKFNHKSVSKVLNHPFIRHYEQIVLRKPDATEPTIIQKVLREINQNNQVFLSTADFMAISDHHPLFKTLFTRWEKDNSNQIIQSFYDLIDLLREVYKEYKNALETEYLYLFYTLLKQFEQTIAHRPEPLGLYTLRAFLYDLIRNTRIPFSGEPVSSLQILGMLETRALDFERVIILSLNEGTLPQAKRQNSLIPFDIAQEAGLPTHLHQEAVMSYHFYRLLQRAKEVHLMYVSTTDALGGGEKSRFIQQLEYELVQYNPAIQLENKMVEFPQMTTETLTQEVPKDAAILENIRTYLTETGLYPTHLNDLVRCSMKFYLSRLVGVQSKEEIEEELGMDKIGTWLHASLEKLDQDYFLLGNDPSEEQIKAVLTTEFQEQFQGYVTEMGLNRIYYQIGEQQILAFLAHQMQGQKRRKIVAAEQKLSTELSLNINERSLMVKLGGKIDRVEKDEANKLFVMDYKTGSVELNQETRSTLQDRKEKLLTSAELKAGYARQLWFYKYLVYKNVANPEGLSLGEETYRLPDSRVQSGFYSFREPTKMFENQLEITDTDDPQAFIEESETLLRQMITDLLNPDLPFTQTRDIKLCEYCDFRGICAR, encoded by the coding sequence ATGAAAACCTTCCTCCGCGAAGTCGCCGAATATATTCTTAGCAAGCATCCCTCTGGTCTGGAACCGGTGGCCATCGTGGTACCTACGCGGCGGGCGGCATTCTTTGTGAAGCAGGAGCTCGCCCTGGCCACCGACCGCCCCATCATAAGTCCGCAGGTTGAGGCGATTGAGGATTTCGTGGAAAACATCAGTACCCTCAAAGTGGCCGATTCGGTGAGCCTGCTGTTTGAACTTTTCGAAACGTTCAAAGAAATTGATCCCACTATTCAGTTCGACCGATTCATGGGTTGGGCCTCGGTGCTGCTGAGCGATCTGGACCGCATCGATCAGTACTTGGTCAAGACCGAGTACTTGTTCGACTATCTCAGCGAAGCCAAAGCCGTGGAGCGCTGGGAAGCCAACCTGCCCGAAGGACGCACGCTGCATGATTCCTCGGGTACCCGGCATTATTTCAGTCTTTTCGAAAACATCAAGCAGGTGTACCAAGCCTTCCGGGACCGATTGCTGGCGCGGGATATGGCCTACCGGGGCATGGCCTACCGCCACGTAGCCGAGCATGTAGAAACGCTGCTGCTGGATCAGATGCCACACGAAAAAGTCTATTTTGTGGGCTTTAACGCTTTTACGGAAGCGGAAAAAGTCATTATCCAGAAGCTGCGCAAATCAGGGAAGGCAGAGGTACTCTGGGATGCGGACCGGTACTATATGTCGGAGAATGCCGACGTGGAAGCTGGCATCAGTCTGCGTTCGTATCAACATTCGGTCGCCTTCGGTCCCTGGCAGTGGACGCACGATTACCTGCTCAGCAGTTCCAAAAAAATTACGGTGTACGGGGTACCCAATGCTACCCTCCAAACCAAAGTAGCGGGAGGGCTCTACGCCGAAATGCTGCGGGATGACGACCCCGAAAACCCCATCCCGACCGCCATAGTGCTGGCTGATGAAAACCTGCTGCTCCCGATGCTATATTCGCTGGATGAGAGCATCGAGGATTTCAATATCACGATGGGACTGTCGCTGCGTAACTCCATGTTGTACACGCTCATCGATAGTATTTTTGAGTTGCAGCAGAATGTAGCCGAGTTTCGGTCGAAGGAAGGCAAGACGATTAAAATTCCGAAATTCAATCACAAATCGGTTAGTAAGGTACTCAATCATCCCTTCATTCGGCACTACGAACAAATCGTGCTTAGGAAGCCGGACGCGACGGAACCGACGATCATTCAAAAAGTGCTGCGGGAGATCAACCAGAACAACCAGGTGTTTCTCAGTACCGCCGATTTCATGGCGATCAGTGATCATCACCCGCTATTCAAAACGCTCTTCACCCGTTGGGAAAAAGACAATTCCAATCAAATCATCCAGTCATTCTACGACCTGATCGATCTGTTGCGGGAGGTATACAAGGAGTATAAGAATGCGCTGGAAACAGAGTACCTCTACCTTTTTTATACTCTGCTCAAACAGTTTGAACAGACGATCGCCCACCGCCCCGAACCCCTGGGTTTGTACACATTGCGGGCTTTTCTGTACGATCTGATCCGCAATACCCGTATTCCGTTTAGCGGCGAGCCCGTGAGTTCATTGCAGATTCTGGGGATGCTGGAAACCCGGGCGCTGGATTTTGAACGGGTCATCATTCTTTCGCTCAACGAGGGTACCTTGCCCCAGGCTAAGCGCCAGAATTCGCTGATTCCATTCGACATTGCTCAGGAAGCGGGCCTGCCCACGCATCTGCATCAGGAAGCCGTCATGTCCTACCATTTTTACCGTCTGCTGCAACGCGCGAAAGAGGTACATCTCATGTACGTAAGTACTACCGATGCACTGGGCGGCGGCGAAAAAAGCCGGTTTATCCAACAGCTCGAATACGAATTGGTGCAGTACAATCCCGCCATCCAGTTGGAAAACAAGATGGTGGAGTTTCCCCAAATGACTACCGAAACGCTCACGCAGGAGGTACCTAAGGACGCGGCTATACTGGAAAATATCCGCACCTACCTCACCGAAACGGGCCTGTACCCCACGCACCTGAACGATCTGGTGCGTTGTTCGATGAAATTCTACCTCAGCCGTCTGGTGGGGGTGCAGAGCAAAGAGGAGATCGAGGAAGAATTGGGCATGGACAAGATAGGTACCTGGCTGCACGCCTCGCTCGAAAAGCTGGATCAGGATTATTTCCTGCTGGGGAATGATCCGAGCGAGGAGCAGATCAAGGCGGTGTTGACGACTGAATTTCAGGAGCAGTTCCAGGGGTACGTGACCGAGATGGGCCTTAATAGAATTTATTATCAGATTGGCGAACAACAGATCCTGGCTTTTCTGGCCCACCAAATGCAGGGCCAAAAGCGGCGGAAGATCGTGGCGGCCGAACAAAAACTTTCTACGGAGCTTAGCCTGAATATAAATGAGCGATCATTAATGGTTAAGCTGGGTGGGAAGATTGACCGGGTGGAGAAAGACGAGGCCAACAAGTTGTTTGTGATGGACTACAAGACAGGTAGTGTGGAACTCAATCAGGAAACCCGGAGTACCCTACAGGACCGAAAGGAAAAGTTGCTCACCTCCGCTGAATTGAAGGCAGGCTACGCCCGGCAGCTGTGGTTTTATAAATATTTGGTGTATAAAAATGTAGCTAATCCGGAGGGTTTATCACTCGGCGAAGAAACCTACCGCCTGCCGGATAGCCGGGTGCAATCGGGTTTTTACTCGTTTCGCGAACCAACCAAGATGTTCGAAAATCAGCTGGAAATTACGGATACGGACGATCCTCAGGCTTTTATTGAAGAATCGGAAACCCTGCTGCGGCAAATGATTACGGATTTGTTGAATCCCGACTTACCCTTCACGCAGACCCGGGATATTAAACTATGTGAATACTGCGATTTTCGGGGGATTTGTGCCCGGTAG